A part of Paenarthrobacter sp. A20 genomic DNA contains:
- a CDS encoding pyruvate carboxylase, which produces MFSKILVANRGEIAIRAFRAGYELGAKTVAVFPHEDRNSIHRQKADEAYLIGEVGHPVRAYLDVEEVVRVAKEAGADAIYPGYGFLSENPDLARAAQAAGITFVGPPAEVLELAGNKVAALEAARKAGVPVLKSSKPSKDLDELIAAADEIGFPIFAKAVAGGGGRGMRRVETREALPEALQSAMREADAAFGDPTMFLEQAVLRPRHIEVQILADAEGNVMHLFERDCSLQRRHQKVVEIAPAPNLDENIRQALYRDAVAFAKALNYVNAGTVEFLVDTEGERAGQHVFIEMNPRIQVEHTVTEEITDVDLVQAQMRIASGETLADLGLSQETVSIKGAALQCRITTEDPANGFRPDVGKITGYRSAGGAGVRLDGGTVYSGAEISPHFDSMLVKLTCRGRDYPAAVARARRGLAEFRIRGVSTNIPFLQAVLADPDFNAGNVATDFIDKRPELLKSHISADRGTKLLTWLAEVTVNKPNGELTVHSDPARKLPVIEGPVPTSGSRQKLKELGPEGFAKALREQQALAVTDTTFRDAHQSLLATRVRTRDLVAAGPAVTALMPELLSVEAWGGATYDVALRFLGEDPWDRLAALRQALPNTCLQMLLRGRNTVGYTPYPEEVTEAFVNEAAATGIDIFRIFDALNDVNQMAPAIRAVRATGTAVAEVALCYTGNLLDPNEDLYTLDYYLDLAQKIVDAGAHILAIKDMAGLLRPAAAAKLVAALRERFDLPVHLHTHDTAGGQLATLLAAVDAGVDAVDVAAASLAGTTSQPAASALVAALANTPRDTGLSLKNVGAMEPYWEAVRRVYAPFESGLPGPTGRVYQHEIPGGQLSNLRQQAIALGLGEQFEAIEDMYTAADRILGRLVKVTPSSKVVGDLALHLVGLNADPADFNENPQNYDIPDSVIGFLSGELGDPPGGWPEPFRTKALQGRSIKVRDVDISAEDSAALKGDSKTRQHTLNRLLFAGPTKDYLKSVDTYGNISVLDTRDYLYGFQQGSEHVIELEKGVRLIAQLEAVSEADEKGMRTVMCTLNGQSRPVVVRDRSVVSNVKAAEKADPAQPGQVAAPFAGAVTVTVKAGDVVNAGDTVATIEAMKMEASITTPVAGTVSRLAISSVEQVQGGDLLLVIG; this is translated from the coding sequence ATGTTTTCGAAAATTCTGGTGGCCAATCGCGGCGAAATCGCGATCAGGGCGTTTCGCGCTGGTTATGAACTTGGCGCCAAGACCGTAGCCGTCTTTCCGCACGAGGACCGTAACTCGATCCACCGGCAGAAGGCCGACGAAGCCTACCTTATCGGCGAGGTGGGCCACCCCGTCCGCGCCTACTTGGACGTAGAGGAGGTTGTCCGCGTCGCCAAAGAAGCCGGCGCAGACGCCATCTACCCCGGCTATGGCTTCCTTTCCGAGAATCCGGACCTCGCCCGCGCAGCACAGGCGGCGGGAATCACGTTCGTGGGTCCGCCTGCGGAGGTACTGGAGCTCGCAGGGAACAAGGTTGCCGCACTCGAAGCCGCCCGCAAGGCCGGTGTTCCGGTCCTGAAATCGAGCAAGCCGTCCAAGGACCTTGACGAGCTCATTGCGGCCGCGGACGAGATCGGGTTCCCCATCTTCGCCAAGGCCGTCGCCGGCGGTGGTGGCCGTGGCATGCGGCGCGTCGAGACGCGCGAAGCCCTGCCCGAGGCACTGCAGTCCGCCATGCGCGAGGCTGATGCGGCTTTTGGCGACCCCACCATGTTCCTCGAGCAGGCCGTGCTGCGTCCCCGCCACATTGAAGTGCAGATCCTGGCGGATGCTGAAGGTAATGTCATGCACCTCTTCGAGCGTGACTGTTCACTGCAGCGCCGCCACCAGAAAGTTGTGGAGATCGCACCGGCGCCGAACCTGGATGAGAACATCCGCCAGGCTCTTTACCGCGATGCCGTGGCCTTCGCGAAGGCCTTGAACTACGTGAACGCAGGAACTGTTGAGTTCCTGGTGGACACTGAGGGTGAGCGCGCCGGCCAGCACGTCTTCATTGAAATGAACCCCCGCATCCAGGTCGAGCACACCGTGACAGAGGAAATCACGGATGTGGACCTCGTGCAGGCGCAGATGCGTATCGCCTCGGGGGAGACCCTCGCGGATCTCGGCCTCAGCCAGGAGACAGTCTCCATCAAGGGCGCCGCTCTTCAGTGCCGCATCACCACCGAAGATCCCGCCAACGGTTTCCGTCCGGACGTCGGAAAGATCACCGGTTACCGCTCTGCCGGCGGCGCCGGTGTAAGGCTCGACGGCGGCACGGTCTACTCGGGTGCCGAGATCAGCCCGCACTTCGACTCCATGCTGGTGAAGCTGACGTGCCGTGGCCGTGACTACCCGGCAGCGGTGGCCCGTGCCCGCCGCGGCCTTGCTGAGTTCCGCATCCGCGGCGTGTCCACCAACATCCCCTTCCTGCAGGCCGTCCTCGCGGATCCGGACTTCAATGCGGGCAACGTGGCCACGGACTTCATTGACAAGCGCCCCGAGCTGCTGAAGTCCCACATCTCGGCCGACCGCGGCACCAAGCTGCTGACATGGCTGGCTGAGGTCACCGTGAACAAGCCGAACGGCGAGCTGACTGTCCACTCGGACCCGGCCAGGAAACTGCCCGTGATCGAAGGGCCGGTTCCCACGTCGGGCTCGCGCCAGAAGCTGAAGGAACTCGGGCCTGAGGGCTTCGCCAAGGCATTGAGGGAGCAGCAGGCCCTGGCAGTCACGGACACCACGTTCCGTGACGCCCACCAGTCGTTGCTGGCAACCCGCGTCCGCACCCGCGACCTCGTAGCGGCCGGTCCGGCCGTCACCGCACTCATGCCGGAACTTCTGTCCGTCGAAGCCTGGGGCGGTGCGACCTACGATGTCGCCCTGCGCTTCCTTGGTGAGGATCCCTGGGACCGCTTGGCGGCGCTGAGGCAGGCACTTCCCAACACTTGCCTCCAGATGCTCCTCCGTGGACGCAATACCGTTGGCTACACGCCATACCCCGAAGAAGTCACTGAAGCTTTCGTCAACGAGGCTGCGGCCACGGGCATCGACATCTTCCGCATCTTCGACGCCCTTAACGACGTGAACCAGATGGCTCCGGCGATCCGGGCAGTGCGTGCGACCGGGACCGCCGTTGCAGAAGTTGCCCTCTGCTACACGGGCAACCTCCTTGACCCCAACGAGGACCTGTACACCCTCGACTACTACCTTGACCTCGCACAGAAGATCGTCGACGCCGGTGCGCACATCCTGGCCATCAAGGACATGGCAGGCCTGCTCCGTCCTGCCGCGGCCGCGAAGCTTGTGGCTGCCTTGCGTGAGCGCTTCGACCTGCCCGTGCACCTCCACACCCATGACACCGCCGGTGGCCAGCTCGCCACCCTCCTGGCGGCCGTGGATGCTGGAGTGGACGCTGTGGACGTCGCTGCTGCCTCCTTGGCGGGTACTACGAGCCAGCCTGCCGCCTCGGCGCTGGTGGCGGCTTTGGCCAACACCCCCCGTGACACAGGCCTCAGCCTTAAGAATGTCGGCGCCATGGAACCTTATTGGGAAGCCGTTCGCCGTGTCTACGCGCCCTTCGAGTCAGGCCTGCCGGGCCCGACAGGACGTGTCTACCAGCACGAAATCCCTGGCGGCCAGTTGTCGAACCTTCGCCAGCAGGCCATCGCGCTTGGCTTGGGTGAGCAGTTCGAAGCAATCGAGGACATGTACACCGCTGCGGACCGCATCCTGGGCCGGCTGGTCAAGGTGACGCCGTCCTCCAAGGTGGTGGGTGATCTTGCACTGCACCTTGTTGGCCTGAATGCCGATCCTGCGGACTTCAACGAGAACCCCCAGAATTACGACATCCCCGACTCCGTCATTGGTTTCCTTTCCGGCGAGCTGGGAGATCCTCCCGGAGGCTGGCCCGAGCCGTTCCGCACCAAGGCCCTCCAAGGCCGCAGCATCAAGGTGCGCGATGTGGACATCAGTGCCGAAGACAGTGCTGCGCTCAAGGGTGACTCCAAGACCCGCCAGCACACGCTGAACCGGTTGCTCTTCGCAGGTCCCACCAAGGACTACTTGAAGAGTGTGGACACCTACGGCAACATTTCCGTGCTGGACACCCGTGACTACCTTTACGGATTCCAGCAAGGCTCAGAGCATGTGATCGAACTGGAGAAGGGCGTCCGACTCATTGCCCAGCTCGAGGCCGTATCCGAAGCCGATGAGAAGGGCATGCGCACGGTGATGTGTACGCTCAACGGCCAGTCCCGTCCCGTGGTTGTCCGTGACCGTTCGGTGGTCAGCAACGTCAAGGCAGCCGAGAAGGCCGATCCTGCCCAGCCCGGCCAGGTGGCTGCCCCGTTCGCGGGTGCCGTGACCGTCACGGTCAAGGCAGGCGATGTGGTCAATGCCGGAGACACCGTTGCGACCATCGAGGCAATGAAGATGGAAGCCTCCATCACGACGCCGGTAGCCGGCACGGTGTCGCGCCTTGCGATCTCGTCGGTGGAGCAGGTCCAGGGCGGCGACTTGCTGTTGGTGATCGGCTAG